A region of the Chaetodon trifascialis isolate fChaTrf1 chromosome 7, fChaTrf1.hap1, whole genome shotgun sequence genome:
CTGTGCAATTTTAATGAGCATCCAGGCTGTTTTGGGACGAGTTGGCACTAAAACCCCCCGAGGACTTGGGGTGAGTAAGAGCAAGTGTGCGAGTGTGCTCCTATCACGTctctgcgcgtgtgtgtgtagttgtaaAGTCACAGTGTGGCTTCACCTCACGTGAGTTTTACTGGAGTGCAGTCAGTGAATTATGGGGGAGGGGAGTTTGGAATAAGTGAATAAGCACCTCATTGTGTCATTCCCTTCAGCACATGCAGCAGAGCCGGACAGACACTCTTAAATCATTAACTTGTTAAAACCAATGTGGGGATGTGGAAGCACAATTAAAACCTACACAGTAAGCAATAAGTTCATTATGTGCAGTCCTattgatgcacacacattctcaaTTAGTCCAACATACACTTGCTGGATGGAGAAGTGAAAACAATTGAGCACATTTATGACGCAATATCAAAGATTTTTCTTCCACTGACTGTGTGCTCTAATAGACTGTTACACATACATCATGCTAAATTGGCTGTAATGCAAAGGGGTtctaaaactttttttaaaaacagaattgtagaaaggaagtgaaaaatgagaggagctaatgcaaaaaaaaatatatatatatatatcattgaTGATGAATATAAGtgggaaaaacaacagaagtcCTCCATTTTCCCCAAAACTGAGTGAGGTCAGATCTCCTCCCTGTGTCCTCCACACATCCTCTTCCCGTCCTTTTCCTCTTGCCCCTCATTTCCATCCTCCAGAGGAAGAAGGGGGGGGTTGTGGTggagggggagatggagggCAAGGGCTTCTCTGCTAAAAACTGCATGGATACAAGGGGGGGCcgtgagggagggaggcagaggggaggagggagggagggcggTCTCTGTTGTTGTAATGTAGCAcagtcagtgtgtcagagaCAGGCCCATCACAAAATCAGCcagtcagtgtgtcagagtgGACGGCGGGGAGTGGCGCACgcgtgtgcatctgtgtttatgACTCGGGGTATGTtagcgtgcgtgtgcgtgtgtaagTGCAGTGTGGGTGATTTCATCCCGTCtaagcaggggaaaaaaaatcaaaccacaCCCTCTTAAAATTTGCCACTCTCGTGCCCATGTGCACGCAGTATCCATGGGTGTGATgctggagcagagagaaaatggtGAAGGTTTCAGCATCTTTAATTCAGGAATTTGGGTCATATTAGAtttaataattgattaaatatgtgaaagcagagctgcagcatatgattattttcattatcaagtAATCCGCAAGTTATTTTTTTCGCTTGACTGATTAATCGTTTTGTCTATAAAAAGTCAGATATAGTGAAAAATGTTCCTACGTTTTGTCTGAGCATCAGTCCAAAAcctaaaaacattcaaaacagaaaaaacccTCACTTTAGAGAAGCTGCAATCAGAATGTTTGATGATTTTGCTTATAAAAATATCTTCATCATTTGCTCCAAAATAGTAAATGAATGCTCTGACAATCgactaattgttgcagctgtgAAAGTATTTAATCAGTAATAGTTCACAGCTTTGTGTCTACAGCTTTGCTTTTCACCATTGACTTACAGTATATTttgatgtaaaaacacattcatcagTGTTACATAATATTACAATTAACTGGCACccagtgtgtgttctgcagggtttttgtcatgttgtcatgttgttgACAGgatgcagacaaagaaagaaatattcttgttttgaaatcactgaaaacacagccaAGCTTTATGGGCTTAAACAGGAGCGCAGGACGCTTTGGTGAGCGTAACTTTTGACTCTCGccgtttgattttttttttttttttttttttccagagggACTGAAATCAGCATGCCTGGGTGCAGAGATCAGACCTGAGCCTGTTTGAGTGCTCTGTTACAGTGCCAGGAATACATAGAGACACAACCATGGCAGGCTCTTCTCTGCTACCTACGGGAGGTACTGTATTTACTCATTGCGATCTCTCAAATTAAACAACCAAcccacatgaacacacatagAAGCTACAGTAGTGTTTGCGCTCTGTAGAGCAGCTGGTTGAAGGATCAGCCAGACCCCCCACTATACTGCCAGTCAGATTACCGAGGCTGTAGTCTCACACTCTGCTGCCCCTCCTTCCCTCTAgcctctccttcccttcccttcatcCCCCTCCTGCCCTCttacccacccacacacacacacacacacacacacatcaaaatgtACAGTCTGTAAATCTGCACCCCATTGAGACACACATCTGTTTAGTTAGAGCTGCTTTCCAAAACATAGTATGAGTTATACTCATATTGTTGCATAttgtgtcaaaaacaaaataaaaaattcaaagtgtgaacacaaataaatacaataaacagtaaataaaaagacCGGCACACGGTTCAGCTTTCAAAAATGTGTGGTTTATTAAaagattttttccttttcatcgTTATTGAAAAAGTAGCCAGAGGAGAAATATCATGTAAAGATggggtgagagagacagagtttagtttagaaagaaaacacactaaCAGGATTGGgggagatgaaggagagagggcAAGGGCAGACGAATGCAGCAGagtgggggaggggaggtggggggggggactaCAGTCAGCTTTTACAGTTCAAGAAGAGAAAGgcagctaaaacaaacaaaacatattatTCCTGACCAATCAGCAGTGGTCGCTGCAGTAGAAAACATacatgaaaaaagaacatgaacAATGAAAAATAAGTGCAATTGGTTTCTCCACAACCGTATAAAAACAGGAGTCGGGTGGAGGACACCCCCAGCCTCTGATCAGTGTCTGGCACATCGCACCATCACGTTTGAAGACAGGATGGGGTAAGACTGCCAGACTCCGGATCTGCGGCCGAGGGGCTGTACACTCCACAAACATAGGCAGTAACATGGAGGCTGCCAACGGCTCTGTGTTCACATGTGGTGCTTTTTGGAGGAGTCTGGCCTGTGGATCCCCCCTCCATTTATGTAAATAGTGTATGAACCACTCATAccaatttaaaaatatttaagtCTAAATATTTACAATACCTTTGCAATACAGGTAAATCCAATCACGTCATTAACATTAACACCCCCTCCTTAGAAGAAAATTGTGAGCAGATTTCCAAATAAAGAGAGAGCCTCTGTCATCTAAGTTAGATGTGGAATTAGAACCATAGCAGCAGTAGAGGGTGGTGCAAATAAAGATTTCCTCCCTTACATttatattttctctgtttttttcaagttttcaaTAGCACCAGCTATAAGTGCAGTTCAGCCTGTTCCTTTGTTGATCAGAACCAAGAGAGAAGCCCCAAAGAAAGGCTACACtttaaaggtacaatgtgtaagaaCTGGCCTCCTGTCAAACGCCACTCCAAACaaatagggggcagcatatcCCTGGAGtaaccgctaactgctgctcactgtactCCCCgcattagctagttagctcagttagccatgtGCCTAGCAGTCGTTAGCTGACTGAGTCTGCCCTGACCAGGAGCTCAGAGAAAAAGGGGACTGTTGGTGTTCACACCTCGGGAAACAGAACCCGGCTCAGCcagggctagctggttagcacgctaacttcagtagatatctctgctACACGATACATGGACGTCTTTGACATACAGCCAAAACTGTTACTTCTTCACATTCATTCAATTTTTCAAATTTTCAGATGCAATTCTGGCCATATCTTACACATTTCACCTTTAATACTACATGACAAATAGTAGCCActgctgttggtgtgtgtgaaaGTTGGAGATGTAGGCAAGTTGAATTAACTGTCACGGGTTTTTAAGCAGTCGATAGATAGTTGATGATACTGTTGGTTTTGATGCTGTGCGTAACGTTTGAAGCAAGGTGGAAATGACTACATGTAGGCTTTCATGATTAAATGTGTACTGGTTTTGTGGAATAAAAGCAAACAATCAAAACGCAGTATGAATGCACTGAAAGCACAAAATGCTTTTCTGAACACATCCTATTTGGTAAAAGGCACAGTAGTCCAATAGTCCGATCATAAGATTTCACTTCCTTCGTTTTTTCCCTCACATGATAGCAataaaaaccacaaactgtCAACAGCATCTTCCCAATCGCCTCAAACAAATTGTAGGCCAAACTATGCAAGCGCACAGCAGGCTGTATTCAGCTgcccaataaataaatacaaacaataaataaatgcagtgtcCGATCTACACATGAATAAATTAACTGTGGGACTCGAGAGTCATAGGTCTTTGAGTGGTCCTTGttctctcctccagctggtCTTCCCTGGATTTTCATGTCAGTTTGCAGTCGAGGACCGGGCAGCAACATCTGATCCACAGCGTGACAAGAAAAGTCGTGTGACCTCTGATCGCTATGATGTCACTGTTCTCTACGCCTTGCTGCGGATCTGCCAGCCAAGTGCCCAAGCAGTTCTTGGATTACATTCGTGAGTTGATGACATCATTTTTTCCACAGTCTCCAATGACTCGAACACACCACACATTTAGTATAATGCTGCGTTCTGTACACTTTACTTCTCACATCACCAGCTACAAGATTTTCAGTGACTTCAGTGTCACGTTTCCTCTTCCAGCCAGTTGTCTTGTTTCTATCTAAAAGTGAATGTAAGGTCAAACGTGTCTCCTGCCATAAGATTAGAATCAAATTCAGCTCACCCTGTGTTACTCACTCTGGACTGAATCCTAACTAGAATTGCCTCATTAAAACAAACCGTGGAAGCTTTCATTCTCAAAATGGACATCAGCGTTTCTATTTTCAGATGGAGTGTTCCCCTCAAGTTAGATGTCTACCGAAACATTCCTCTCTGAACATATTGATTGCCTTCATGCTGAGAAGAAACTATTATTTACTCCTTGAAATTCTTCAAAAACTTTCCGATTGATCGCTACTCAGATGTAAATAACCTGTCAGTTTGTTCTTTCTTGCCCCCCCCAACCACAACTGCCTTTCCATGCAGATATTTAGATTATTATGTAATTGTGATTCATTATCAACTCTGATTTGactcatttaaacacattttgtccTCTTGTTTGAAATAACTGTTGTCGCTGTGGTCTTGGTGGGGGGGTCATGTAGGATCCATCGGTTGTCTTCATCATCTATCCCCTCTCTTCAATGCATCTATGATCACAGGCCCTCAGcctcttcctttcttccccTCACAGCAGCTCTTAGCCCGGTGGTGTATCAAAGCAAGGCTGCTGGCTCTTTAATTGTTCAGTGCGTCAGGTCTCTAAAGGGGTGGGACACACCCTGGGCAAAGGCTTGAGAGTGACATGAGGAGATTGATTTGGACCCTGACAGGTCTCGATGGTCTCACTCTCACACTGCTGTCCAGCAACAGGCTGGCTTTGGCACCGGATTGGCTTCTTCATATTTTTGGGGTGCTGCTTGAAGGGTGTGGTAGAAGAGATGGAGCTGTCTTGTGTGGCTGGACTGCCCAGCCTGCCGGGTGGGAGGACGGCAGCGACGGGCTGATTTTCATTGTTACCTGCTCCCGAGGTGCCCTCATGTGATGGGCAGGCCTTTCGAGGGGACAGGATGGGGGCAACGTGAACCCACGTCAGGCTCGGTTCAGAGCTTTGACCTGCTTTGTATTGTGAAAGCTTGCCTTGTTCCTCGCTGTCACTGTCCTTTCCTTTTGTGTCCTCGTTTAGCTGGCTGTCATTGGCCCCATCTGGTGCATTTTGGTTTGCATCAGATGCCAGTGATGGAGGAAGCGGGCAGCCCCTGTCGTCACGATCTTGCTTcaccctcttctcctctgtgctaATGTGAGGGCACTTGAGAAGCACAGGGGACGGTGTGGGGGAGTCTGTACCTGTCCAGCTGAGCCTGCGCTTCTGGAAAATGAGCAGGAGAGTACTTTGAAGTCAATATAGAACtcagttgttgtttgtgtgtgcacaattAGGCTCTTGCACACACAGGTATGCGTGTGTTCTCACCTTGACGGGAATATGCAACTGATCCCTGTGCTTGTGTGGCGGAGTGGAGCTGGAAGTGTCTTGGAGGGAGCGAGCGGGGGACGCGGCGAcgctggaggctgcagagacgGGCTGAGCAGGGATGTGAGGAAACCAAAGCTTCAGCATCATCTCCACCTGGAGCAGAGTGTTCAGGTACTTCTCCCTACAAAAATAGATGGGTTGAAATAGAAGATAAAAACTTTAAGTGAGGACCAGATGGTCATGGATCCATGTTACCACACAGGAAAACATCTGGACGTTTATGGTCCTGCATAAAGCTCTAGATAAATTTAagtttctctgcactgtcagtGAATGCTGTAACTCTACCCACCCCAAGGACTGTTCAATAAAACATGGAACAGGAGATGAGGCTGGAACTGGTAGACTACCTAACCGGCTGCCCCTTGTTATACCTCCTATCTTAAGATCATTTACATgctaaaaactgaaatatagCGTTGGAGACGATAAGAATGAGTAACAGATAGTTAGATATACTGAGGGTGAATGGTGGGACAATGCCTTACCCACTGTTAGGTCTCTGTAAAACCCCCACAATTCTCTGGATTCGATCCATGGCAACGCTCTGTTGGAAACTACTCAAACCTGTCAATCAAAAACATAATAACCTGTCAGCGTTCGCACTCTGAGACGTCGtagtcacagaaaacacatgcacatgtacacagtctctctttgacacacacaccactttcaCTCTGTGATATCGGTAAACTCTTGCGAGCTGATGAGTCAGCCAGAAGACTGTCGCTTCACACAGGCTGCACTTTGGACTACATCAATAGGCTGCGTCAATACGGACTGCTGCACAAAGGAACACTCTATATCACAATGGAGTGAAGCCACTGAGATCATATAAACCTGCGCCCAGCCTCGACAACTTTAGCTGCCAGTCTGCACACGTGTTTGACTGAAAGCAGTGATGTAAGGATGCTTACCGCGGTCGAATCGGCCCCTCTTCAGTCcattcagcagctccagcaggggCCTGACGAAACCCTGTAGCTCAGCAcactgacagaggaagagggagacaaGATAAATTACTACTGAGTTTGGGTTAGGCCTTGCTGTCTGAATCAGTCTTTTGGGCTTTCCCCTGCACATATGGCTCTGTCATCATCACCCTCTCCTTCTGCGCCCTCCACCCAGTCCCTCACCTTTTGAGCGAACAGCAGATCCCCCTGTGATTTGGGGATCTGGCTTGTAGGGTCCGTGTCATCCAAGCTGATGTGAGTCGCTTTGCCACTGCCCTCCAACCTGTAtgactcctcctcttcctctttgtcggTGAAGCCGTCGCACGTCCACTGGGACCCAGGACTCTCCGATCCTCTGTCGCCACTGGCCGCAGCCCCGCCCACGTCGCTGATGATGACAGAGGAAGAGCTGTCCGTCAGGAAAACGTCCGTGTCGTCCTCCGCCTGCTCTGAATCGCTGAACAAGAAGCTGTCACTGGAGCTCAGTGAGTCGAAGGAGGGCTGAGAGGAAGTGCTGCCCTGGGACTGCATTGCTGTtggggtggcagcagagggTTTGAGTTATTATTACAGTTATTACAGTTGCTACCATTCAGCTTCgaaagaaacaataaaagatgTGGCTGAGCGCTCAAAACCAGCATGTTTGAAGTTGTTACTAGAGTGAGAGGCAGGGCAAATcgagacagacagtgaaaggaTGGAAACAAAATCCACGCAAAGAACTGATTTCCATTTGGCAACACTCCATTTTTCCCTATCTCTCTCCCAAAAATAATAACCCCAATTACTCAAAATGGTGGCTATACCAGTGCCCTAGTTTAACATGGTGCAGAGTGGGACTGTGGGGTAGGCACACAATGGTAGTGCATGTCTGGCTCCCATTGAGGAGATTGGAGACTGGAGAGGAGAGTAAAATGTGAGGGGGATGGGAGCTTGTAGAGTAGTGAAATCAGAATaagcagtctctctctctccccactgCCTCTGGTGCTCTCTCTcgcccctcctctctgtctcggGCTTGCTCCatcccccccacccacccaccccaccacccccccaccccaccacccccccatgcacacacacacacacacacacacacacacacacacacacacacacacacacacacacacacacacactgtctttcCTCTACGGCTGCATTTCTGTAtgcctctcatctctctctgctctgccttcagctcatcctgtTCGTTATGCACACAGGCCTGgtggctcctcttcctctcctcttccacagagcagccctcctcctcctcctctcttactCACATTTTACATTCTGTATCTCTGGCCATGtgcctctctttctgtctctctcttcctcctctgtctttccctttccttctctctctatAATCTCCGAGTGCCTGCTGGTCTCTGATCCCACCAACACATAGGGGAGGAAATTAGAGGGGGGTCACCGGAACACACTCAACTagtacacacaccaacacagctTTCATCAGTATGAGAGTAAAGTCTAAACTCACTCACAGACAAAGGGGAGCAACAcacatttttgcagtgtgcccacacagatgaaaaagacCAAGAACCACCCATTGAGTCCACACAATGTCTCAATTTCAGGAAACAGTTTAACAAGCCTGTTCAGCCTTTGCAACGCACAAAATGCCCTGCCAATCATATTATATTTGTGTCTGCTGACTGCCCCCCTCTCCAGGCTAGTTGTTTCCTCTTTAAACTATAAATCGCATAGTTTACACGCATCTGCGGAATAATCACAATACAATCAATCCATTCTTTATTCCCAAATGTCCTACGCCCTGTGTGATTTAGTTAGCAGCCCGCGGTGGATGGGATggggatggagatggagggagagtgGGTGGGACGGGATGGAGGTGATGGTGCATGTGTCGGTACAGTCTACAGTCTGCACAGGTAGACATGGACCATGAGGCTGCGTCTCAGGTGTTGGCTGCCTGGCTGTGAGTGCGCACCGCGTTGCTCACAGCAGGAGCACACCGCGCATTTCTATCCGAAATGTTCATTTGTAGCTACAGTTTTaacaaatgtgcatgtgttaaAACATCAGATATGAATGACACGAGAACAAAGTAAATATCTAATACAAGATCAAATCAGAAGGTATATAAAAGCCATATGGAAGCGATCGCACATCATTGAATGGTGATGATTTATTAATAATATAGAAGGAGCAAAGTCACATGAGAAATAAACAGCTTCTGGCTACATTAACAGATTGTACCGGGGGCACATACGGGATATAGCGGGACAGGAAATTCCTTATGGCTCGGCTGCCAACTTCGGGAAACATTAGCCATGAAACACAAAAGCCGCTGGAGATACTCACCTTCAGTAATGcgagttaaaagcagcagctgccagAAACAATCGCTTAAGGCTCAATCTCCCTCTTTGATACGACGGATCCGTCAATACACTCTCCGTAGCTGGAGCAGCATCGGGGCGCCCagcctcagctctctctctcagacacacacaccgaccGGCCGATCATCGGTTTGTGTCTTTGCTCGGTCTTTCTCTCGGCAGTTTACGAGCATCAACATGTGCGGGAATCCACGTGCCCACGTTTTGCGCGTATCCCATTGGCTGCTGTCCCAGCAGTGGCGCACGCCATTGGCTGACCCCTCCAGCCAGTGGTTGCTTTACTAGCCTTTGATTGGACGGCGTCCCGGGCACTCACGGTCCTGCCCACTCATGTGTCGCTCGTGTGTGTGGTGTCGGGCAGGGCTGCACTACTACAGCGTGCGGGTGTAAACACACGCACGGCGCCGGCCCGAGAGATGCACAATATGTTCTATGCATCTGATGGACACAGTATGTATGATCCCGCCTCCTCTCACTCGCTCCCAAAACACTAAAAGCATGCGCACCCTGAACGCGCCTGAAAATAAGAAACTTATGCAACCCAGCTCACTGATTTGGGTTTAATTGAATAAATGCATGTGGAAATAACAGACACCAGCAAAGCATAGATGATTTTCCTCCTCACTGAAGAGCCTAACCTCTAATCTGCGGAGAGGGTGGCTgtaattcaaaataaataagGACATTTGTCAGGATGTAAAAGACATTCAGACACAAAAAGACTAACATGATCTTTGATAACAGGGTCCAGCCACGCCTCACCGCAGAGACCAagccatcatcaccaccattaTAGTGGAACAGAGCACCCTTACATGAATTTTATAGTGTACAGAGTCAAGCTCCAGGCTCAACTTTCAGAACCAAGTAATGCTAACATACACCTCCATggctccttcctcctttctccagTCTTTCTACAGAGGTTCTCCAACAGCAATCAGTCATCAATAAGCCTGTGCCACTTGAAGATCCTTTAGGAGCAAATGTATGATGTTACATTTCCTggaatattgtatttttaatggCTGGGGTACTGCAACATTGCCAGGAATGTTTCAGCTTATTATTCCAGCAACCAACAAACAGGCTCTACGACTCTAAATATTCAGCGCCACAAACATCCgtaaacaaaaaaatctttcGCAAAAAGTGTTGAGGTTGCACAACCGGAAAACCTGTCAAGAGATAAAGCGAGATCGGAGTAAAAGGGTGAAACAACTAAATGAAAAGGTGATACTTTATTTGATTGAAAAGGTAATATTTGATGCAATTTTGTAAAATAAGATCCCTGCTACATTAAAATGTAAGTAATAGGGATTTGACCACAATGCAGTAAGTCAGCTTGCAGGTCCATGATTTATGGCCATAACAATCTCCCCCTCTCATAGGTTACTACAAAGTGAACTCAGTGACCCTCCACTTGAAACATGCAGTGCAGTTTACCAGCACTATGTATGCatagaccacacacacacacacacacacacacacacacacacacacacacacacacacacacacacacacacacatacgtccCATACTCATtatatttattgatattttctCTCCCCACAAGACTTTAATTGCAGGTCAGTCATTATGCTGCCTTTTACTGGTATTTTTAGATTGGAAATGCCAGGTTCAGCAGGAGAAGTGGTGGATGCCTCTAAGCGCCTTGCATGTCAGGCATGAAGGGGCCCTTCCCCCGCTATACATACAACATACACATGAACCCATCGACCCCTCTCctcaacatacacacaacaggCTGTGTCCTTGTGTGACTGACAATACCTGTCTTTAACCCTTGTAAGCATATACAGTCACTTAGTAACCTCAACACCAGGTGAGCAAAACCATCCCCTTTATGGTCAAAACACAATAATAGTTAACCTTTGGCAATAGTAAACCACGGGAAAGGGGTCTGTTTGTGTATACATAGTAGGGACCAGGTCAATAGTAAAgactcccctccccctcccctgcaTTCCTCTGCAACACATGAACCCGTTGAACCTACTCTGAGTTCATGGGTGTTGAAGACAACCCCCATCACTTCCATCTCCCTTCCCCCTTCGTTCCATCCCCCACctggtttctgtgtgtctttctctccatcccctTCTCATTATCTTCCCTTATATTGACATGCTTGAGAATAGAAGTGATCATGTGAGGCCAAACCCTGTGGATGGTGCTTTTTTCAATGAAGTGGGTCAAAGTGCAATGTGCCACGTTGGTCCCCAATatggaaaatgcatcatttctaCGTAGGATTTCTCAAGGCAGAATTAGAATGATGTACATCTGGAATAAAATCAGTTTGAAGCTTTAATACAATGGTTTATAGATTTACCGCTGAGGCTTGTGTCCTCAGGTGACATGTAAGACAGCACAGCAGATGATCCTTTGGTTTATCTCATGACAAGAGTGAGAAAGTTGAATTATATTTAAGTCGTATTGGATTCATTATCATATTTTCAATGATACTGTAatgacatttgttttgcagtCTTGCTCACTGTGAAAGCATGCAGGAGTTCTCCTAAGGCCAAATGCATAAGTGGGTGTGGTAAGAGCTAGACACCAAAACAGAAAGCTGACCCACCTGAGGGAAGACAGAGGCCTAAAGAGAGACTAAAATGTGTTCGCTCTTGTTGTGGAGGTAGAGCAACGTATCACGTTTCACCTGGAAACCAGGACAGCTGCGAAACAATTACACACTGTTGCTGTTATGTCCCCTCTGCACTGCACCTGTCTGCCAGTCTTTCCCGTCTTCACCCTCCTCTCACGTAGAGGAATTTTACT
Encoded here:
- the LOC139333263 gene encoding circadian-associated transcriptional repressor-like; this encodes MQSQGSTSSQPSFDSLSSSDSFLFSDSEQAEDDTDVFLTDSSSSVIISDVGGAAASGDRGSESPGSQWTCDGFTDKEEEEESYRLEGSGKATHISLDDTDPTSQIPKSQGDLLFAQKCAELQGFVRPLLELLNGLKRGRFDRGLSSFQQSVAMDRIQRIVGVLQRPNSGEKYLNTLLQVEMMLKLWFPHIPAQPVSAASSVAASPARSLQDTSSSTPPHKHRDQLHIPVKKRRLSWTGTDSPTPSPVLLKCPHISTEEKRVKQDRDDRGCPLPPSLASDANQNAPDGANDSQLNEDTKGKDSDSEEQGKLSQYKAGQSSEPSLTWVHVAPILSPRKACPSHEGTSGAGNNENQPVAAVLPPGRLGSPATQDSSISSTTPFKQHPKNMKKPIRCQSQPVAGQQCESETIETCQGPNQSPHVTLKPLPRVCPTPLET